One Peromyscus leucopus breed LL Stock chromosome 6, UCI_PerLeu_2.1, whole genome shotgun sequence genomic region harbors:
- the LOC114681718 gene encoding LOW QUALITY PROTEIN: guanylate-binding protein 4-like (The sequence of the model RefSeq protein was modified relative to this genomic sequence to represent the inferred CDS: inserted 1 base in 1 codon) translates to MEAPICLVQNWQEQLTLNPEALRILEKISQPLVVVVIVGLYRTGKSYLMNRLAGQNHGFSLGSTVQSETKGIWMWCVPHPTKPNHTLVLLDTEGLGDIEKGDPKNDCWIFALAVLLSSTFVYNSMSTINHQALEQLHYVTELTQLIRAKSSPREDEVEDSSEFVGFFPDFVWAVRDFILELKLDGRIITADEYLENALKLIPGNNPKVKKSNMTRECIRYFFPVRRCFVFDRPTSDKNLLLQIEKVPENQLEWNFQVESKKFCSYIFTNAKTKTLRGGIIVTGNRLGTLVQTYVDAIHSGTVPCLENAVMTLAERENSAAMQKAADHYSEQMAQRVRLPTDTLQELLDVHTACEKEAIAVFMEHSFXDDEQEFQRRLVAAIEERKEAFMQQNESASLSHCQAELEKLAEPLKESVSSGAFSVPGGHSLYIEAREKVEQGYEQVPRKGVKAKEVLKSFLQSQAIVENSILQSDKALTDGQRAIAAERTKREVAEKERELLRQKEKEQEQVMEAQERSFRENITKLQEKMERERETLLREQEKMLEHKLKVQEELLVEGFRKKSEMLNNEISLLREEIETTRRKPSLFAQVLDTVGDAFMMVLPGVGKICGVGLKALSSLMK, encoded by the exons ATGGAGGCACCCATTTGTCTGGTGCAGAACTGGCAAGAGCAGCTGACACTAAACCCGGAGGCTCTAAGGATTCTTGAGAAGATATCTCAGCCTCTGGTGGTGGTAGTCATTGTTGGCTTATATCGTACAGGGAAGTCCTACCTCATGAACCGTCTTGCAGGACAGAACCATG gCTTTTCCTTGGGTTCCACAGTGCAGTCTGAAACCAAGGGCATCTGGATGTGGTGTGTGCCCCACCCCACCAAGCCAAACCATACCCTGGTCCTTCTGGACACAGAGGGCCTTGGTGACATAGAAAAG GGTGACCCTAAGAATGACTGCTGGATCTTCGCCCTGGCCGTGCTTCTAAGTAGCACCTTTGTCTACAACAGCATGAGCACCATCAACCACCAGGCTCTGGAGCAGCTACA CTATGTGACTGAATTAACACAGCTAATCCGGGCAAAATCCAGCCCCAGAGAGGATGAAGTAGAGGACTCTAGTGAATTCGTGGGTTTCTTTCCAGATTTTGTCTGGGCTGTTCGGGATTTcattctggagctgaagttagatGGACGCATCATCACAGCAGATGAGTACCTGGAGAATGCCCTGAAGCTGATTCCAG gAAACAATCCCAAAGTCAAAAAATCCAACATGACCAGAGAATGTATCAGATATTTCTTCCCAGTACGGAGATGCTTTGTCTTTGACCGGCCCACAAGTGACAAAAATTTATTATTACAAATTGAAAAAGTTCCAGAAAACCAACTGGAATGGAATTTCCAGGTTGAATCCAAAAAATTCTGTTCCTACATCTTCACCAATGCAAAGACGAAGACCCTGAGAGGGGGAATTATTGTCACAGGAAATC GACTGGGAACTCTGGTGCAGACCTATGTGGATGCCATCCATAGTGGAACTGTGCCTTGTTTAGAGAATGCAGTGATGACCCTGGCAGAGCGTGAGAACTCTGCAGCTATGCAGAAGGCAGCTGACCATTACAGTGAGCAGATGGCCCAGCGAGTGAGGCTTCCAACAGACACACTCCAGGAGCTGCTGGATGTGCACACAGCCTGTGAGAAGGAAGCCATTGCTGTCTTCATGGAGCACTCCT AGGATGATGAGCAAGAGTTCCAAAGGAGGCTGGTG GCTGccatagaagaaaggaaggaggcttTTATGCAACAGAATGAATCAGCATCTCTCAGTCACTGCCAGGCTGAGCTGGAGAAGCTGGCAGAGCCCCTGAAGGAGAGTGTCTCAAGTGGAGCTTTTTCTGTGCCTGGCGGGCACAGCCTGTACATAGAGGCCAGGGAGAAGGTTGAGCAGGGCTATGAGCAAGTGCCCAGGAAGGGAGTGAAG GCAAAAGAGGTTCTCAAGAGCTTCCTACAGTCACAGGCTATTGTAGAGAACTCCATCCTGCAGTCAGACAAAGCCCTTACAGATGGACAGAGGGCCATAGCAG CTGAGCGGACAAAGAGGGAGGTCGCTGAGAAGGAACGAGAGCTactgagacagaaagagaaggagcaaGAGCAAGTGATGGAAGCTCAAGAGAGAAGCTTCCGAGAAAACATCACTAAACTTCAGGAGAagatggagagggaaagggagacacttctgagagagcaagagaagatGCTGGAGCACAAGCTGAAG gtCCAAGAAGAATTGCTTGTGGAAGGAttcagaaagaaatctgaaatgttaaataatgaaataagccTACTAAGGGAAGAGATTGAGACAACTAGAAGGAAACCCTCACTGTTTGCACAAGTCCTTGACACAGTTGGCGATGCATTCATGATGGTTTTACCAGGAGTTGGTAAAATATGTGGTGTAGGGCTGAAAGCTCTCAGCTCACTTATGAAGTAG